One window of Novipirellula aureliae genomic DNA carries:
- the rplV gene encoding 50S ribosomal protein L22 yields MSNFTAHYRNARISAQKVRLLANLVRGMYADEALDTLKFQPQRGARMLEKVIKSAIGNAQDPDQNDGRSHRVEELVLTDVRIDGGPMLKRIRPRARGTAFMIKKRSSHIHVGLTPIDEV; encoded by the coding sequence ATGTCCAATTTTACCGCACATTATCGAAACGCTCGCATCAGCGCCCAAAAGGTGCGGTTGTTGGCAAATTTGGTTCGAGGCATGTATGCCGACGAGGCTCTTGATACCCTGAAGTTCCAGCCACAGCGTGGTGCTCGGATGCTTGAGAAGGTAATCAAGAGTGCGATCGGAAATGCTCAGGATCCTGACCAGAACGATGGTCGCAGTCACCGAGTTGAAGAGTTGGTTTTGACTGACGTTCGGATTGATGGCGGGCCTATGTTGAAGCGAATTCGGCCCCGTGCTCGCGGTACCGCATTCATGATTAAGAAGCGTAGTAGTCACATTCACGTTGGGTTGACACCCATTGATGAAGTGTAG
- the rpsS gene encoding 30S ribosomal protein S19: MSRSSKKGPFVDPKVYFKVQKQLEGGRKEPIKTWARSCTIVPEFVNMTFMVHDGRKHVKVLVSEDMVGHKLGEFAPTRTFRGHGGKGGKK, encoded by the coding sequence ATGAGCCGCAGTAGTAAAAAAGGCCCGTTTGTCGATCCAAAAGTTTACTTCAAAGTACAGAAGCAACTTGAGGGTGGGCGCAAGGAACCGATCAAGACATGGGCGCGATCGTGCACGATCGTTCCGGAATTTGTGAACATGACCTTTATGGTTCATGATGGTCGCAAGCACGTGAAGGTGTTGGTGTCGGAAGATATGGTCGGTCACAAGCTCGGTGAGTTTGCACCGACGCGGACCTTTCGCGGTCACGGCGGCAAGGGCGGCAAGAAGTAG
- the rplB gene encoding 50S ribosomal protein L2, with product MGIRVYKPTSAGRRNASVSDFAELTPGYKPEKGLLRKNRKTGGRNNQGKITARHRGGGHKQMYRVVDFRRAKDGVDAIVDSVQYDPNRSARIALLKYSDGEKVYVIAPSGLKAGDKVQNGPDAAPVLGNCLPLKNIPLGTSVCCIELRAGRGATLCRSAGTQATLMAREADWAQISLPSGEIRRIPSVCRATIGQVGNSDHMKVRLGKAGRSRWLGRRPHVRGTAMNPIDHPHGGGEGRTKGGRHPVSPQGKSAKGGATRQKRKPSNSSIVRRRKSRRYGQLKLHK from the coding sequence ATGGGAATCCGAGTCTACAAGCCGACAAGTGCTGGACGGCGTAATGCGTCGGTTAGTGACTTTGCCGAACTGACTCCTGGCTACAAGCCAGAGAAGGGGTTGTTGCGTAAGAACCGAAAGACGGGTGGTCGCAATAACCAGGGCAAGATTACCGCGCGCCACCGAGGCGGTGGGCATAAGCAGATGTATCGCGTGGTTGATTTTCGTCGAGCCAAAGATGGTGTCGATGCGATTGTGGATTCGGTTCAGTACGATCCGAATCGATCAGCTCGCATCGCGTTGTTGAAGTACAGTGATGGCGAAAAGGTTTATGTGATCGCTCCTTCGGGGTTGAAGGCGGGGGATAAGGTTCAGAATGGACCAGATGCAGCACCTGTTTTGGGTAACTGTTTGCCACTGAAGAATATTCCGCTTGGAACCAGCGTTTGTTGTATTGAGTTGCGGGCGGGTCGTGGTGCGACGCTTTGTCGTTCGGCTGGGACGCAGGCGACTTTAATGGCACGTGAAGCGGATTGGGCCCAGATTTCGCTTCCGAGTGGCGAAATTCGCCGTATTCCAAGCGTTTGCAGAGCGACGATTGGCCAGGTCGGCAATAGCGATCATATGAAGGTAAGGCTAGGAAAAGCGGGCCGCTCGCGATGGCTTGGTCGTCGGCCTCATGTTCGCGGTACTGCGATGAACCCCATCGATCACCCACACGGTGGTGGTGAAGGTCGTACCAAGGGTGGTCGTCACCCTGTGAGTCCGCAAGGCAAGAGTGCCAAGGGCGGAGCAACTCGCCAGAAGCGTAAGCCAAGTAATAGTTCGATCGTGCGTCGTCGTAAGAGTCGTCGTTATGGTCAGTTGAAATTGCACAAGTAA
- the rplW gene encoding 50S ribosomal protein L23, which translates to MARIQPPAPPENAIKLEPHQIILRPLVTEKGVHRASRNNQYAFEIHREATKTDVKAAVEELFNVKVEKVRTQTRKGKIRRYRYRSGRTNDWKKAIVKLGEDHRIDFF; encoded by the coding sequence ATGGCCCGAATACAACCACCTGCTCCGCCAGAGAATGCGATCAAGCTTGAGCCGCATCAGATAATTCTGCGTCCGCTTGTCACCGAGAAGGGTGTTCATCGAGCGTCTCGGAATAATCAGTATGCTTTTGAGATTCATCGTGAAGCGACCAAGACCGATGTGAAGGCAGCGGTTGAAGAATTGTTCAACGTGAAAGTTGAGAAGGTTCGCACGCAAACCCGCAAGGGTAAGATTCGTCGGTACCGGTATCGTAGTGGGCGGACCAACGATTGGAAGAAGGCGATTGTCAAGCTGGGTGAAGATCATCGTATTGATTTCTTCTAG
- the rplD gene encoding 50S ribosomal protein L4, with translation MATLTIYNESGSEVGTYDIDTEQIADRVSKQLLHDVVVMYQANRRQGSHNTRTRGQVSGTTKKMYRQKGTGNARAGSKRTNVRRGGGVARTVKPRDYSYRLPKKAIRLATRMAIRSKIDDGQVVVIESLGFDEPKTNRMVSVLKALGLDGKTTLVATADRDVVVYKSGRNIEGVSVHPVRDLNALEVLQPKHMLVTKAALDKIKDGTFAGPLTADA, from the coding sequence ATGGCAACGCTAACAATTTACAATGAGTCGGGTAGCGAGGTCGGTACGTACGACATTGATACCGAGCAAATCGCTGACCGCGTTAGTAAGCAGCTGCTGCACGATGTTGTCGTGATGTACCAGGCGAACAGGCGTCAGGGTTCGCATAACACGCGGACACGTGGCCAGGTATCCGGTACGACGAAGAAGATGTATCGGCAGAAGGGTACTGGTAACGCACGTGCTGGTAGCAAACGGACGAACGTTCGTCGTGGTGGTGGTGTTGCTCGCACGGTCAAGCCGCGTGATTACAGCTATCGGTTGCCGAAAAAGGCGATTCGTTTGGCCACTCGGATGGCAATTCGCTCGAAGATTGATGACGGCCAGGTGGTTGTGATTGAATCGCTCGGTTTTGATGAGCCAAAGACGAATAGAATGGTGTCGGTGCTCAAGGCGCTTGGGCTTGATGGTAAGACGACGCTTGTGGCAACGGCCGATCGGGACGTTGTCGTGTACAAGAGTGGTCGCAATATTGAGGGTGTTAGTGTGCACCCGGTGCGAGATTTGAACGCGCTGGAAGTGTTGCAGCCTAAGCATATGCTGGTCACGAAGGCGGCATTGGACAAGATTAAAGACGGCACTTTTGCTGGTCCGCTTACCGCGGATGCTTAA
- the rplC gene encoding 50S ribosomal protein L3 — MTQIYLEDGTSVPVTVIQAGPCHVLQVRSEVRDGYRAVQLGFEDKPRRLADRSERGHVAKLESKRSKERSAAGVELVAKAGCEPQRFIREFRSGADVEVGTTVTVDQFSEVKKVDVTGTSKGRGFSGVMKRHNFAGQRATHGVKKCHRYAGGTGCSASPSRVFKGTKMAGQYGNAKTTVRNLEVVRVDAENNLLLVRGAVPGPNGGFVSVQETNKVG, encoded by the coding sequence ATGACACAAATTTACTTGGAAGACGGCACGTCCGTGCCGGTTACTGTTATCCAGGCAGGCCCGTGTCATGTTTTGCAAGTTCGTAGTGAAGTCCGTGATGGCTACCGTGCCGTGCAGTTGGGATTCGAGGATAAGCCGCGCCGGCTCGCTGATCGCAGTGAGCGAGGTCATGTCGCGAAGCTTGAGAGTAAGCGATCGAAAGAACGCTCCGCCGCAGGCGTTGAGCTAGTTGCTAAAGCGGGTTGTGAGCCGCAGCGATTTATTCGCGAGTTCCGGAGTGGGGCTGATGTTGAAGTCGGCACGACAGTGACGGTGGATCAGTTCAGTGAGGTCAAGAAGGTTGATGTCACTGGGACGAGCAAGGGTCGCGGTTTCTCGGGTGTTATGAAGCGTCATAACTTTGCAGGCCAACGTGCGACGCACGGTGTTAAAAAGTGTCACCGTTATGCAGGGGGTACTGGGTGCAGTGCTTCGCCAAGCCGTGTGTTCAAAGGAACGAAGATGGCTGGCCAATATGGAAATGCGAAAACGACTGTCCGGAATTTGGAAGTCGTGCGAGTGGACGCCGAGAATAATTTGCTGCTCGTTCGTGGGGCAGTGCCCGGGCCGAACGGTGGGTTCGTTTCGGTTCAAGAAACAAATAAGGTTGGTTGA
- the rpsJ gene encoding 30S ribosomal protein S10, with translation MSAGASEVIRIRMEAYDHSVLDLSAQEIVDTVKRTHSEVHGPIPLPTRIERYTVLSSPFVNKKARQQYEIRTHKRLIDIVQATAKTIEALNKLSLPAGVDIKIKASAR, from the coding sequence GTGTCAGCCGGTGCAAGTGAAGTTATTCGCATTCGTATGGAAGCATACGACCACAGCGTGCTTGATCTGAGTGCTCAGGAAATCGTGGATACCGTGAAGCGAACTCATAGCGAAGTGCATGGGCCGATCCCGTTGCCGACTCGGATTGAGCGGTACACTGTTTTGTCGAGTCCTTTTGTGAATAAAAAAGCTCGTCAGCAGTACGAGATCCGGACGCACAAGCGTTTGATAGACATTGTCCAGGCGACAGCCAAGACGATCGAAGCGTTGAATAAGTTAAGCCTTCCGGCTGGTGTTGACATCAAGATTAAGGCGTCAGCACGATAA
- a CDS encoding DUF2752 domain-containing protein → MKNETTQSRQFGKRFAAIAVGFVPLSLLITAGRLNPSPLGLGTHQQLGLPPCTSRVLFGVRCPSCGMTTSWSLFMHGKWMESISVNAGGFLLAIVSCVIVLFAVVCLFKPSIRIMNFQKPAAIVAIGVTAVTLVDWGMRTLF, encoded by the coding sequence ATGAAGAACGAAACCACGCAAAGTAGGCAGTTTGGGAAGAGATTCGCGGCAATCGCTGTTGGTTTTGTGCCCTTGAGCCTGCTGATTACCGCCGGTCGCCTCAACCCAAGCCCGCTCGGACTCGGTACACACCAACAACTCGGCTTGCCGCCATGCACTTCTCGCGTTCTTTTCGGGGTGCGTTGCCCGTCGTGTGGAATGACGACGTCATGGTCCCTGTTTATGCATGGCAAGTGGATGGAGAGCATTTCGGTCAACGCAGGTGGGTTCTTATTGGCAATCGTCTCCTGCGTGATCGTCCTATTCGCAGTGGTTTGTCTATTCAAGCCAAGTATTCGTATCATGAATTTCCAAAAACCAGCGGCAATCGTAGCGATTGGGGTCACTGCGGTAACTTTGGTGGATTGGGGAATGCGGACGCTTTTTTGA
- a CDS encoding glycine cleavage system protein H produces the protein MPIDPKQTCYYKRARFTTRLPINRIYDPGHFWLEEIEKNLYRVGFTKFATRMLGDLVEINFDVTQNDAVSIGQVIGSIEGFKAISDIYNSVGGVITQTNGSLDRDPTLLDRDPYDAGWLYMARGTISSASLDLQGYIALLDTTVDQMLNHPSTEEQNHC, from the coding sequence ATGCCGATCGATCCGAAACAGACTTGCTATTACAAACGGGCTCGATTTACGACGCGTTTGCCAATAAACCGAATCTATGATCCAGGGCACTTTTGGCTCGAAGAGATCGAAAAAAATCTGTATCGTGTCGGTTTTACTAAATTTGCTACTCGTATGCTGGGTGATTTGGTAGAGATCAATTTTGATGTTACACAAAACGACGCGGTGTCGATTGGCCAGGTAATCGGAAGCATTGAAGGTTTCAAAGCGATTTCCGATATTTATAATAGCGTCGGCGGAGTGATCACCCAAACCAACGGTTCGCTCGATCGCGACCCCACACTTCTCGATCGTGACCCCTACGACGCGGGTTGGCTGTACATGGCCCGGGGGACGATTTCCTCAGCGAGTCTCGATTTGCAAGGGTACATCGCTCTGCTTGACACCACCGTTGACCAAATGCTTAACCATCCTTCGACTGAAGAGCAGAACCATTGTTAA
- a CDS encoding GTP-binding protein has translation MLKSRYLMIGGFLGAGKTTSVVRLGKMIHQRQLSVGLITNDQSIGLVDTRHLRSEGFETEEITGGCFCCKFNSLVQASDKLSSADRPDVFIAEPVGSCTDLQATVSYPLQTMFGDQFVVAPYSVLLDPLRTRRVLKLDSGKTFSAKVLYIFEKQLEEAELLVINKCDRIDRERIDELESALRQRFPEKQILRVSARSGEGFEQWLSLLMETEATMTDSMELDYDEYAEGEALLGWLNLSAEIESSATTDGESIDGNKLVVQLATKIARRLEADQIEIAHLKMTLTPDSGNDLAVGNLVRTDGLFELSHELVEPLDAGELLINLRAEAAPERLRTIVEEDLQTQCRRSSIEFTINHAEAFQPGRPTPTYRMPEPK, from the coding sequence TTGTTAAAATCGCGTTACCTGATGATCGGCGGTTTTTTGGGCGCTGGTAAAACCACGTCGGTTGTACGACTCGGGAAAATGATCCACCAGCGGCAGCTTTCGGTGGGGCTAATCACAAATGATCAAAGTATCGGATTGGTCGATACGCGGCACCTCCGGTCGGAAGGTTTCGAGACCGAAGAGATCACCGGCGGCTGCTTTTGTTGCAAATTCAATTCCTTGGTCCAGGCATCCGACAAACTATCATCCGCGGATCGGCCCGATGTATTTATTGCCGAGCCAGTCGGTAGCTGTACCGATCTACAAGCCACCGTTAGCTATCCGCTACAGACGATGTTTGGCGACCAATTCGTCGTTGCGCCCTACAGCGTGCTACTCGATCCGCTGAGAACTCGGCGAGTTTTAAAACTTGATAGCGGCAAGACGTTTTCTGCCAAAGTTCTTTATATCTTCGAGAAACAGCTTGAAGAGGCGGAATTGCTGGTTATCAACAAATGTGATCGGATCGATCGTGAAAGGATTGACGAACTAGAATCCGCTTTACGACAAAGATTCCCCGAAAAACAGATTTTACGTGTGTCGGCCCGCAGCGGCGAAGGATTCGAGCAGTGGCTATCGCTGCTAATGGAAACCGAGGCGACAATGACCGATTCGATGGAGCTCGACTATGACGAGTACGCCGAAGGGGAAGCACTTCTGGGCTGGCTCAATCTGTCCGCAGAGATTGAATCGTCGGCAACCACCGATGGAGAATCGATTGATGGAAACAAGTTGGTTGTTCAACTAGCGACCAAAATCGCCCGTCGCTTGGAAGCGGACCAGATCGAGATCGCTCACCTGAAGATGACGTTGACTCCGGACAGCGGGAACGACTTAGCCGTCGGCAACCTGGTCCGAACGGATGGACTGTTCGAACTCTCGCACGAGTTGGTTGAACCGCTCGATGCGGGAGAATTACTGATCAACCTTCGCGCCGAGGCCGCCCCCGAGCGATTGCGAACGATTGTCGAAGAAGACCTCCAGACGCAGTGCCGTCGGTCGTCGATCGAATTCACGATCAACCATGCGGAAGCGTTTCAACCAGGCCGCCCCACCCCTACGTATCGCATGCCGGAGCCGAAATGA
- a CDS encoding ferredoxin family protein translates to MIAANQAKPWLTIEGSQYRNGIDGEKDAEQMAQLLRALLERGFPVAVTRTDPQETPANSLRIKSPTFLVEGAETPVDQLVEEIESRTQEQLGEVTTRKWKPWFPVIDMDRCTNCMQCLSFCLFDVYSVTEDKKITVQNEDNCKTDCPACSRVCPEVAIMFPKYKAAPINGDEVSSDDTRREAMKVDISSLLGGDIYALLRDRSAKAKSRFSAERDDDRALRERQRCLKKLQTMMEDLDIPPEVLSSLPSDEMIRAKAAAAQQKAANTPDQ, encoded by the coding sequence ATGATTGCTGCAAATCAGGCGAAACCGTGGCTGACGATCGAGGGATCGCAGTATCGAAACGGGATAGACGGTGAGAAGGACGCTGAGCAGATGGCACAGCTCCTCAGAGCTCTGCTTGAACGCGGGTTCCCGGTGGCCGTGACTCGGACGGATCCGCAAGAAACCCCCGCGAACAGCCTACGGATCAAAAGCCCAACGTTCCTTGTCGAAGGCGCCGAGACGCCGGTTGATCAACTCGTCGAAGAGATCGAATCACGGACCCAAGAGCAACTGGGGGAGGTGACGACACGCAAGTGGAAACCTTGGTTTCCCGTCATCGACATGGACCGTTGCACGAACTGCATGCAATGCCTGAGTTTTTGTTTGTTCGACGTCTACTCCGTGACGGAGGACAAGAAAATCACGGTGCAAAACGAGGACAATTGTAAAACGGATTGTCCCGCCTGTTCGCGTGTTTGCCCCGAGGTGGCGATCATGTTTCCGAAATACAAGGCGGCGCCGATCAATGGTGATGAGGTGAGCAGCGACGACACTCGCCGAGAAGCGATGAAAGTCGATATCTCATCCCTGCTTGGCGGTGATATCTACGCCCTGCTAAGAGACCGTAGCGCGAAAGCCAAGTCGCGTTTTTCGGCCGAACGTGATGACGACCGCGCACTGCGAGAACGTCAGCGTTGTCTAAAAAAACTGCAAACAATGATGGAGGATCTCGATATCCCACCCGAGGTATTGAGCTCGCTGCCAAGTGATGAAATGATTCGCGCCAAAGCAGCTGCAGCGCAGCAAAAAGCAGCCAACACACCTGACCAATAA
- a CDS encoding radical SAM protein: protein MSVTLKLARRMIQGRDMRILWKFGWNFGFKGMRSVQKFKRRLKDGIHFPPFIFISMINSCQLRCTGCWVDVSSKRQMIELDDMNRIITDAKKHGNSFFGLLGGEPFMHPNLLEVLAAHPDCYFQIFTNGHLITPETAKELRRLGNATVLISIEGSEIVSNQRRGGMDVLNKTMEGLQNAVREKLIVGVATSVCQTNIDLVDENWLRKLIDMGVMYAWFHTYRVIGPLPEPKLALTPKQVLDVRRFVVNMRKKLPIGLVDAYWDDKGQALCPMATGVSHHIGPSGAIEPCPIIQFAKDSIHDSGGLYETMTRSEFLSDFRTEAAKATRGCIILERPDIVSDLVTKHGASDTTQRQTAFVELESLLPRSSQHLPGEEIPEEQWMYRFAKKHWFFGFNAYT from the coding sequence ATGTCCGTCACTCTCAAGTTGGCTCGTCGAATGATTCAAGGCCGCGACATGCGGATCCTTTGGAAATTCGGCTGGAATTTCGGGTTTAAGGGCATGCGTTCTGTTCAAAAGTTTAAACGCAGGCTGAAGGACGGAATTCACTTTCCGCCATTCATTTTCATCTCGATGATCAACTCCTGCCAATTGCGGTGTACCGGTTGCTGGGTCGATGTTTCATCGAAGCGGCAAATGATCGAACTCGATGACATGAACCGCATCATTACGGACGCCAAGAAGCATGGGAACAGCTTTTTTGGTTTGCTTGGCGGTGAACCCTTTATGCACCCGAATCTATTGGAGGTGTTGGCTGCTCATCCTGATTGTTACTTTCAAATCTTCACGAACGGGCATTTGATCACGCCGGAAACCGCCAAGGAACTTCGTCGCCTTGGCAATGCGACGGTACTCATCAGTATCGAAGGATCAGAGATTGTCAGCAACCAGCGTCGCGGCGGTATGGACGTACTCAATAAGACCATGGAAGGACTCCAGAACGCCGTCCGTGAAAAACTGATCGTCGGTGTCGCAACGAGTGTCTGCCAAACGAACATTGACTTAGTCGACGAAAATTGGCTCCGCAAATTGATCGATATGGGGGTCATGTACGCTTGGTTTCATACCTACCGGGTGATCGGACCGTTGCCCGAACCGAAACTGGCGCTGACTCCCAAGCAAGTGCTGGACGTCCGTCGTTTTGTCGTGAATATGCGAAAAAAACTACCGATCGGCTTGGTCGACGCTTACTGGGACGACAAGGGGCAAGCTCTTTGCCCGATGGCAACCGGCGTCAGCCATCATATCGGTCCATCGGGAGCGATTGAACCTTGCCCAATCATCCAATTCGCCAAGGATTCGATCCACGATTCGGGTGGTTTGTACGAGACGATGACTCGGTCGGAGTTTTTGAGTGATTTTCGTACCGAAGCGGCCAAGGCGACACGCGGATGCATTATCCTAGAAAGGCCAGACATCGTAAGCGATCTCGTGACCAAGCACGGTGCGTCCGATACGACCCAGAGGCAAACGGCATTTGTTGAACTCGAGTCGTTGCTACCGAGATCGAGTCAGCACTTGCCTGGTGAAGAGATTCCGGAAGAACAGTGGATGTACCGTTTTGCCAAAAAACACTGGTTTTTCGGTTTCAATGCATACACTTAA
- a CDS encoding polyprenyl synthetase family protein: MFKLNVIELPRAVPVQKQRKPKENIPQTLSERERMRVEVARFVAERNPVPPLDQSELRGLADDFMAQHAWPEIYADYAGVIINGEVWKDTLASVPFNRRLLLLPKCLRIEDKCPAPFDEFGLLCKQCGLCSIQDLQEEAERLGYAVLVAEGSALVMAIIETGKIEAIVGVSCLSVLEKAFPYVESAAIPGLAIPLLQDDCKDVTVDLEWIWEVIHLHSDDRTYRLDLDALRTDVQSWFNEPTITQMLGDPISQADTIARDWLSKDGKRWRPFLAACAWKAFQGESQTPPPEDLKRLAIAVECFHKASLIHDDIEDDDALRYGEATLHEQCGVPMALNIGDLLIGEGYRLIGECDLPPDRLRAVLRSAAQGHRMLSIGQGEELSWMRSPRPLSQLEVLDIFRRKTSPAFEVALQLGAILGGADDDVLDLLTRYSDSLGVAYQIRDDLEDFDSEHYLTDLQRIRPNLPLALLYERTIAKPEQRKLVERVWNRESSREELQAVRAMMDEFGILERCQVLQESFKEQSLRILAELTSPSLKGLLRRVVGKIFSLEVKGWCGESETRNGSSSETRATDPRQLDSPRG, translated from the coding sequence ATGTTTAAGTTGAATGTGATTGAACTACCGCGTGCCGTCCCGGTTCAGAAACAAAGAAAGCCGAAAGAGAATATCCCACAGACGCTCAGCGAACGGGAACGGATGCGAGTCGAAGTCGCTAGATTTGTCGCAGAGCGAAACCCCGTTCCGCCACTGGACCAATCGGAACTTCGCGGCTTGGCCGATGACTTCATGGCACAACACGCGTGGCCTGAAATCTATGCTGATTACGCTGGCGTCATAATCAACGGCGAAGTTTGGAAGGATACGTTGGCGTCGGTGCCGTTCAACCGGCGGTTGTTGCTGCTTCCTAAATGCTTGAGGATCGAGGACAAATGCCCAGCCCCGTTCGATGAATTTGGGCTGCTGTGCAAGCAATGCGGACTCTGTTCGATTCAAGACTTACAAGAGGAAGCCGAACGTTTGGGGTACGCGGTATTGGTCGCGGAAGGATCGGCGCTTGTGATGGCGATCATCGAGACGGGAAAGATCGAAGCGATCGTCGGTGTCAGTTGTTTGTCGGTTCTCGAAAAAGCATTCCCCTATGTGGAATCCGCGGCGATCCCCGGGTTGGCGATTCCACTGCTTCAAGACGATTGCAAAGACGTGACAGTCGATTTGGAATGGATTTGGGAGGTTATCCACCTGCATTCGGATGACCGAACCTACCGCTTGGATCTCGATGCTTTGCGTACCGATGTGCAAAGCTGGTTTAACGAGCCGACAATCACTCAAATGCTTGGGGATCCGATTTCGCAAGCGGACACGATAGCTCGGGATTGGTTGTCCAAAGACGGTAAACGATGGCGACCGTTCTTGGCCGCCTGTGCTTGGAAAGCGTTCCAGGGTGAATCACAAACGCCCCCCCCCGAGGATTTGAAACGGTTAGCGATCGCGGTCGAATGCTTCCACAAAGCCTCACTTATTCATGATGATATCGAGGATGATGACGCGCTGCGTTACGGTGAAGCGACGCTGCATGAGCAATGCGGGGTGCCGATGGCGCTTAACATCGGAGACCTTCTTATCGGGGAAGGGTATCGTTTGATCGGCGAATGTGACCTGCCGCCGGACCGTTTACGAGCGGTTTTGCGATCGGCGGCACAAGGGCATCGCATGTTGAGTATCGGGCAAGGCGAGGAATTGAGTTGGATGCGTTCACCACGACCGTTGTCTCAGCTAGAGGTGTTGGACATTTTCCGCCGCAAAACGTCTCCCGCATTCGAGGTCGCGTTGCAACTCGGAGCGATTCTCGGTGGCGCTGACGACGATGTTTTGGATCTGCTCACTCGGTATAGTGATTCGCTTGGCGTTGCCTATCAAATCCGAGACGATCTAGAGGACTTTGACAGCGAGCATTATTTAACCGACCTCCAAAGGATTCGGCCAAATTTGCCGTTGGCGCTGTTGTATGAGCGGACGATCGCAAAACCGGAACAACGGAAATTGGTCGAACGCGTTTGGAATCGCGAAAGCAGCCGCGAAGAACTACAAGCGGTGCGTGCAATGATGGACGAGTTCGGAATTCTCGAACGCTGCCAAGTTCTACAAGAATCATTCAAAGAACAATCGCTTCGGATTTTGGCGGAATTAACATCGCCGAGTTTGAAAGGTTTACTTCGCCGTGTCGTGGGCAAAATTTTCAGTTTGGAAGTAAAGGGTTGGTGCGGTGAATCTGAGACTCGAAATGGTTCAAGTAGCGAGACTCGCGCCACAGATCCTCGGCAACTCGACTCCCCTCGTGGTTGA
- a CDS encoding prenyltransferase/squalene oxidase repeat-containing protein has translation MVDFFAQQRHPDGGFRDRAGNSDLYYSVFGIEGSLALQQTLPADWLLSYVRSCSRNLASLDLVHLSCLARCWNAAATHSRGACPVEELVDEVLKYRGADGGYRLGHEGEASSLYGCFVAVGAFQDLGYPIPHLDSLLDFVTSLRDPRGGYYNSLDMPISLAPQTAGAVGLMRSVGRLESMERAAEWLLSCFHPQGGFCVSELMPIPDLLSTATVLHALAALKVDVDVEISELCLDFIDSLWTNRGGFYGQWEDTHADVEYTFYALLALGHLSVMPTARIRNEDSEG, from the coding sequence GTGGTTGATTTCTTCGCCCAACAACGGCATCCCGATGGCGGCTTCCGCGATCGCGCAGGCAACAGTGATCTGTACTATAGCGTCTTTGGGATCGAGGGCTCCCTTGCACTTCAACAGACCCTTCCGGCCGATTGGTTGCTCTCCTACGTCCGCTCCTGCAGTCGCAATCTTGCTAGCTTGGACCTCGTCCATTTGTCTTGCCTGGCAAGATGCTGGAACGCTGCGGCGACCCATTCTCGAGGGGCCTGCCCGGTGGAGGAATTGGTCGACGAAGTTTTGAAATATCGCGGCGCCGACGGCGGCTATCGCCTTGGTCACGAAGGTGAAGCGTCGAGCCTTTACGGATGCTTCGTCGCCGTAGGTGCGTTCCAAGATCTCGGATACCCGATCCCTCATCTCGATTCATTGCTCGATTTTGTTACTTCACTACGAGACCCTCGTGGCGGATATTACAATTCACTCGACATGCCCATCTCGCTCGCTCCGCAAACCGCAGGAGCGGTCGGATTGATGAGATCCGTTGGCCGGCTTGAGTCGATGGAGCGGGCAGCCGAGTGGCTGCTGAGCTGCTTCCATCCCCAAGGAGGTTTTTGCGTCAGTGAATTGATGCCAATCCCTGATCTTCTTTCAACCGCAACGGTTCTTCATGCACTGGCGGCATTGAAAGTGGACGTCGACGTCGAAATCAGCGAATTATGCCTCGACTTTATCGACAGTCTCTGGACCAATCGCGGCGGTTTCTACGGACAATGGGAGGATACCCATGCCGATGTGGAATACACTTTTTACGCA